Part of the Anoplolepis gracilipes chromosome 13, ASM4749672v1, whole genome shotgun sequence genome, tctttgattttccaattttcttttcttccttctcGACTTTCTCAACCTgtgtatttataaacaattaaactaaaattaactaaaaaatttgccacaatgttatataaatgcaaacaTACTttgttctcttcttctttatcCATTTCTTTGGCTTTATCTATCTCTCCATCAGAGATAGGTGTAAGAATCACCtccttcttctccttctccttgAGTTCCTTGTTTTCTGTTTCTTTAGCAGTCTTATCTTTGATTTCGGGTTTCTCCTGTTCTTTTTGCTTGGCctcatttattaaatcagCCTTCttagaaattttcttatttttctttgaaggagattcctcctccttcttcttattctttttgtcCTTGCGAGAATAGGCTTGCTCCCAATCTCCTGTTATCAATCATAATATTagtactaatatatatatatataacagctCAAAACAATATGCaaacaacaaattttatcaatctttatgctaatatatgtaaatcaaCCAACCATCGTCAAAGTCCACAGGTTTCTCCTGGAATAAATTCTTCAAATTCTTCTTATTCTTCACCTGCTCCACTTTGTTCTCTTTGCCAATCTTAACTGAAAGCTGCTCCTTCTCTTTTTTAGTTGTGGTAATCTTGTTGTCTTCTTGCTTACGCTCTTTTAGCTTACCATCAACATCATCTCCTTTCGTAGCTTTCTTTGGAGCTTCTGTCTTTGCAGCTAATGTCTTTTTAGCTGGACTTGTTTTTTCAGATGCAATTTGTCCATTAGTAGTTTTCTACAAGAAAAACATGTAAGAAATCTTTAGTAATAACTATACTgcctattattaaaatataatacaactttctctctctaaacaagaaatattgaataaagtttttaaatagtgtacttaaaattaaataaaataaagttcttttaaaactctcattaatacatatattcattaagTTTTGTTTTGTGCAcatttagcaaaataaatgacttaatttcaaattttatcctGCTTAATGTAagagttatatttaataccataaaattatatttaatcaaattaaatctgtacttgtaaagaaaaagttaaatttttttctgcactTTTTATACTTAAAGTGAAACAAGAGGTCCaactttgaaaaaaaggaCAAAAAGGGGGCGGAAAAGTATAGAAAGCGCCGCTAAAAAGGACAAAACTATTTAGCATTACATATGAGATAAGAACGCGGCAACATGACAAAAATGCCATCGTGTCGTAACGTTACGTCACAGCGTACGAGGAGGGGAAGGAGGAAAACAGCCACCTGGCAAGCCACCCTCTCTCGGACTGGAGGGACCAGCTGATTAgccgtgtatgtgtgtgcgtgtcgACTCGCAACCACAAACGGACAACCATATGGCAATACAGGGGAAAAGGGCGCGGAGCACGAAAAAGCGggggagcgagagagaaagagcaacTTCGCgtcgcataaaaaaaaaaaaaaaaaacgacgtCATTTCACTAACCTTCTCGCGGATCTTGCCGCGCTTCTTGGCGAGCTTTCGGTCCACGTCGGAGCCCGCGGACAACTGGGCGAACGGCGGCTGTTCGGCCTTCTTGAAGCCGAAGGCGAACACGAGAATGGCGAGAACCAGCACGACACCCACCGGGACCGCGTATACATATTGCGAGTGCTGCAACAGCAGGCCGACGTGGTCCATGGTGGCGGTCGACGTGCGTGCGAACTCCGTTGCACCCGGGGACGATTGTCGCGGACGTTGACAAtaatgacgatgacgacgacgacgactacaacgacaacgacgacgacgacgacgacgacgacgaggacaaGGACGAGGACGAAGAGGAGGACGAGGAGGACGAGGAGGACgaggaggacgaggacgacgacgacgacgacgacgatgggTACGTGGATGAACGAGATcagacgcgacgcgacgcgcggACG contains:
- the LOC140672205 gene encoding uncharacterized protein is translated as MDHVGLLLQHSQYVYAVPVGVVLVLAILVFAFGFKKAEQPPFAQLSAGSDVDRKLAKKRGKIREKKTTNGQIASEKTSPAKKTLAAKTEAPKKATKGDDVDGKLKERKQEDNKITTTKKEKEQLSVKIGKENKVEQVKNKKNLKNLFQEKPVDFDDGDWEQAYSRKDKKNKKKEEESPSKKNKKISKKADLINEAKQKEQEKPEIKDKTAKETENKELKEKEKKEVILTPISDGEIDKAKEMDKEEENKVEKVEKEEKKIGKSKKNKKAAEDENTPTSVPSTPKSDNKPVTEEPQEKPANAEKVATNNEENKVVESKEKTAVFDELGDVWTEAKPQKKSKKKARKDN